The Anaerosoma tenue genome has a window encoding:
- a CDS encoding D-alanyl-D-alanine carboxypeptidase family protein, with product MRYTRVRAGVAALCAAALLTIYTGTGSLAHGWSAEDETVGYTTIAQDPTLSAVAPEVAMPSGILRTMDGRTLWSRDPDAQRAMASTTKIMTALVVLEHAEMSDVVTVSRDAAGVGEAEIDLRPGQEITVGMLLEGMLVRSGNDAAIALAEHVGGSLDGFAVMMNQKAADLGLSHSSFANPHGLDEPGHYSSAQDLATLSTLAMSDPRFAEMVSQPSVMVDDGQGGAKRYESSNKLLGTYEGANGVKTGWTNKAGYCLVASAQRNDIGLVAVVLGTDSEDERFDEARVLLDWGYEHYRPIEVATAETTAALVPVTDYLDRTVPAVVGESVTVPVFDLDGEISASADVVHEVEAPVLAGQRLGTLTVRQGERLLAQVPIVAVRDVAAPDTWERIEIWFTRIWRSVFGGQLQAPAVPLV from the coding sequence ATGCGCTATACCCGTGTCCGTGCCGGTGTCGCAGCGCTATGCGCCGCGGCGCTCCTGACGATCTACACGGGCACCGGGAGTCTCGCTCACGGGTGGTCGGCGGAAGACGAGACCGTCGGCTACACAACGATCGCCCAGGATCCCACACTGAGCGCGGTGGCGCCCGAGGTGGCGATGCCCTCAGGCATCCTGCGCACGATGGATGGACGCACGCTGTGGAGCCGCGACCCGGACGCTCAGCGTGCCATGGCTTCGACCACCAAGATCATGACCGCTCTCGTGGTCCTCGAACATGCTGAGATGAGCGACGTGGTCACCGTCTCGCGTGACGCGGCGGGAGTGGGCGAGGCTGAGATCGACCTGCGGCCCGGACAAGAGATCACCGTCGGGATGCTGCTCGAGGGGATGCTGGTCCGCTCAGGGAACGACGCGGCGATCGCGTTGGCCGAGCACGTGGGCGGCAGCCTCGACGGGTTCGCGGTCATGATGAACCAGAAGGCGGCAGACCTCGGGCTGAGCCATTCGTCGTTCGCCAACCCCCATGGGCTCGACGAGCCCGGGCACTACTCCTCGGCGCAAGACCTCGCCACGCTCTCCACGCTGGCCATGTCCGACCCCCGGTTCGCCGAGATGGTCTCGCAGCCGTCGGTGATGGTGGACGACGGGCAGGGCGGTGCGAAGCGTTACGAGAGCTCGAACAAGCTTCTGGGTACGTACGAGGGCGCGAACGGTGTGAAGACCGGTTGGACGAACAAGGCAGGGTACTGCCTTGTCGCCTCGGCACAGCGCAACGACATCGGGCTGGTAGCCGTCGTGCTCGGCACGGACTCCGAGGACGAGCGGTTCGACGAGGCGCGCGTCCTGCTCGACTGGGGTTACGAGCATTACCGGCCCATCGAGGTCGCCACCGCCGAGACCACGGCCGCACTTGTGCCGGTCACCGACTACCTCGATCGGACGGTTCCCGCGGTGGTGGGGGAGAGCGTGACGGTACCCGTGTTCGACCTGGACGGCGAGATCTCGGCGAGCGCTGACGTGGTCCACGAGGTGGAGGCGCCGGTCTTGGCGGGGCAGCGTCTGGGAACGCTCACCGTGAGACAGGGTGAGCGGCTGCTCGCCCAGGTACCGATCGTGGCCGTGCGGGACGTTGCCGCCCCCGATACATGGGAGCGGATCGAGATCTGGTTCACGCGGATATGGCGGAGCGTGTTCGGCGGGCAGTTGCAGGCGCCCGCCGTGCCGCTCGTATGA
- a CDS encoding type II secretion system protein produces MKLPHRRTSGDAGFTIIEMMVIVLIIGILAAVAIAVYVPSTRAAAGAACRANQRVLESAAAEARTTIEAEDIDDLEDLRDHVRNFDAISACPLDGTPLEYVPEHNDVYCPNHP; encoded by the coding sequence GTGAAGCTACCGCACAGACGCACTTCGGGGGACGCCGGCTTCACTATCATCGAGATGATGGTGATCGTGCTCATCATCGGCATACTCGCCGCAGTAGCCATCGCCGTGTACGTGCCATCAACCCGCGCCGCGGCGGGCGCCGCGTGCCGCGCCAACCAACGGGTCCTGGAATCGGCAGCGGCCGAGGCCCGGACCACCATCGAGGCCGAGGACATCGACGATCTCGAGGACCTGCGCGACCACGTGCGCAACTTCGACGCGATATCCGCATGTCCGCTCGACGGCACTCCGCTCGAGTACGTGCCCGAACACAACGACGTCTACTGCCCGAACCATCCGTAG
- a CDS encoding GGDEF domain-containing protein gives MKYSRFEILAFLLGSAAIVASAFVPTTASTIPTEVVAQLLLILVLAGALHWGRSGGFVSALVATAIYVGMRFTTLEVEGLSADMMTMIVSRVLAYTLVGLAGGEISGRIKYLLAKAERGSLVDAETGVYNAAYASRAIASALGQWARYETPYSVVELALTPAVWSALKPKRSRTLMRQVASEIRNDVRLVDDVAYRGNGRFLVLLPSTPAEGAMAAAGRLHKGVAHTLGSASEMVTVNVLSCGRDDEALGAIAEALAPPEGDPASTTPMPGTRVTGRRSTDDRVDG, from the coding sequence GTGAAGTACTCCCGCTTCGAGATCCTCGCCTTCCTGCTGGGCAGTGCGGCGATCGTGGCGAGCGCGTTCGTGCCGACCACGGCATCCACGATCCCCACGGAGGTCGTGGCCCAGTTGCTCTTGATACTTGTGCTGGCCGGCGCCCTGCACTGGGGCCGGAGCGGCGGGTTCGTGTCCGCGCTGGTAGCCACCGCCATCTACGTGGGCATGCGGTTCACCACACTCGAGGTCGAGGGGCTTTCGGCGGACATGATGACGATGATCGTCTCACGCGTCCTCGCCTACACCCTGGTAGGCCTTGCCGGCGGAGAGATCAGCGGGAGGATCAAGTACCTGCTGGCAAAGGCGGAACGCGGTTCCCTTGTCGATGCGGAGACCGGCGTCTACAACGCGGCCTACGCAAGCCGGGCCATCGCCTCGGCTCTCGGTCAGTGGGCGCGGTATGAGACCCCGTACTCGGTCGTGGAACTGGCGCTCACGCCTGCCGTGTGGTCGGCGCTCAAACCGAAGCGCTCCCGTACCCTGATGCGTCAGGTGGCCTCCGAGATCCGCAACGACGTCCGGCTCGTGGACGACGTCGCCTACCGCGGCAACGGCCGGTTTCTGGTGCTCCTTCCCTCCACTCCCGCCGAGGGAGCCATGGCGGCAGCCGGGCGGCTCCACAAGGGCGTGGCGCATACCCTTGGAAGCGCGAGCGAGATGGTCACGGTGAACGTCCTGTCATGCGGCCGGGACGACGAGGCTCTTGGCGCGATAGCTGAAGCGCTCGCACCCCCTGAAGGTGACCCGGCGTCCACCACGCCCATGCCGGGCACGCGGGTCACCGGGCGCCGCTCCACCGATGATCGGGTGGACGGCTGA
- a CDS encoding ACT domain-containing protein, giving the protein MVKQLTVFLENSPGRLARLTRSLGDAGVNMRALMVADTAEFGVVRIICDRPEDAKSALEESGFSVSVTDVIAVAVPDRPGGLADILEVLGSEGMNVEYAYCFVEPGGEAAVDVFRVERVADAMRVLEEAGIRVLRADEV; this is encoded by the coding sequence ATGGTCAAGCAGCTGACGGTATTCCTGGAGAACAGCCCCGGCCGGCTCGCGCGCCTCACCCGCTCGCTGGGGGATGCGGGCGTGAACATGCGCGCGCTCATGGTGGCAGACACTGCCGAGTTCGGCGTGGTGCGCATCATCTGTGACCGGCCCGAAGATGCGAAGAGCGCTCTTGAGGAGTCGGGCTTCAGCGTGAGCGTCACCGACGTGATCGCGGTGGCGGTGCCCGACCGGCCGGGCGGCCTCGCGGACATCCTCGAGGTGCTCGGCTCCGAAGGCATGAACGTCGAGTACGCCTACTGCTTCGTAGAGCCGGGCGGGGAGGCGGCGGTCGACGTGTTCAGGGTCGAGCGGGTCGCCGACGCCATGCGTGTGCTCGAGGAAGCGGGTATCAGGGTCCTCCGGGCCGACGAGGTCTGA
- a CDS encoding phenylacetate--CoA ligase family protein: protein MFQPEYESMDRARLEAVQLERLNGLLARVYENVPTYRRKFDEAGVAPRVVSLEEFASFPFTVKDDLRAAYPYGMFAVPMRDIVRLHSSSGTTGQVTVVGYTAGDIDIWADLMARTIAAAGGTSDDIVQNAYGYGLFTGGLGVHYGAERLGCATIPISGGNTKRQVQVMKDFGTTILACTPSYALLIAETARDMGIDPVALPLKAGIFGAEPWSENTRVEIERQLGITAIDIYGLSEVLGPGVAAECQCKCGLHVNEDHFIIEIVDTETLQPVPDGDRGEVVFTTLTKQGIPVVRYRTRDISRIVPGRCECGRTFRRLERVTGRSDDMLIIRGVNVFPSQIEQVLLGIPGVAPYYQVVLSRRGSMDHVEVHVEVGPEVSFDEIKTLERLRARVSAEIASALAVNIAVKLVEPKSIQRSEGKAKRVLDLRGEGSE, encoded by the coding sequence GTGTTCCAGCCTGAGTACGAGTCCATGGACCGCGCGCGGCTCGAGGCGGTGCAGCTCGAGCGGCTGAACGGACTTCTGGCTCGCGTGTACGAGAACGTACCCACCTACCGGCGGAAGTTCGATGAGGCTGGTGTAGCGCCGCGGGTGGTATCGCTCGAGGAGTTCGCTTCGTTCCCCTTCACCGTGAAGGACGACCTCAGAGCCGCGTATCCCTACGGGATGTTCGCGGTACCCATGCGTGACATCGTGCGGCTCCACTCGTCATCGGGCACCACAGGGCAGGTCACGGTCGTCGGCTACACCGCCGGCGATATCGACATCTGGGCCGACCTGATGGCGCGCACCATCGCCGCGGCTGGCGGCACCTCGGACGACATCGTGCAGAACGCCTACGGGTACGGCCTGTTCACCGGCGGGCTTGGGGTCCACTACGGCGCCGAGCGACTGGGTTGCGCCACGATCCCGATCTCGGGCGGCAACACCAAGCGCCAGGTCCAGGTGATGAAGGACTTCGGCACCACGATCCTGGCATGCACGCCGAGCTACGCCCTGTTGATCGCGGAGACGGCTCGCGATATGGGGATCGACCCCGTTGCCCTGCCGCTGAAGGCGGGCATCTTCGGCGCAGAGCCCTGGAGCGAGAACACACGCGTGGAGATAGAGCGCCAGCTCGGCATCACCGCCATCGACATCTACGGACTCTCCGAGGTGCTCGGCCCCGGTGTCGCCGCCGAGTGCCAGTGCAAGTGCGGGCTCCACGTGAACGAGGACCACTTCATCATCGAGATCGTGGATACCGAGACACTGCAGCCGGTGCCTGATGGCGACCGCGGAGAGGTCGTTTTCACGACGCTCACCAAGCAGGGTATCCCGGTCGTTCGATACCGCACGCGCGACATCTCGCGGATCGTGCCGGGCCGCTGCGAGTGCGGGCGGACGTTCAGGCGTCTCGAGCGCGTCACAGGCCGCTCCGATGACATGCTCATCATCCGCGGCGTGAACGTGTTCCCGAGCCAGATCGAGCAGGTGCTCCTCGGGATCCCCGGTGTCGCGCCGTACTACCAGGTAGTCCTCTCGCGCAGGGGCAGCATGGACCACGTGGAGGTGCACGTGGAGGTGGGTCCGGAGGTCAGCTTCGACGAGATCAAGACGCTCGAGCGGCTGCGGGCCCGCGTATCCGCAGAGATCGCCTCGGCGCTTGCGGTCAACATCGCCGTCAAGCTGGTCGAGCCCAAGTCGATCCAGCGCTCGGAAGGCAAGGCCAAACGCGTCCTAGACCTGCGGGGAGAGGGGAGTGAGTGA